A single bacterium DNA region contains:
- a CDS encoding ABC transporter ATP-binding protein — MEILRIEGLSKTFGSGHLEVRALEDIHLTVSQGELVALLGPSGSGKTTLLLCISMILEPTGGKIVFDGETIFQKNGWAGVDVRRVRREKIGFIFQSHNLIPFLTARQNVLFPLDLVGLKGEKADTRVRELLEYMEIADRADFLPAILSGGEQQRVAIARALANNAKLILADEPTASLDTARGARVMESLKKIARENQSAVIVVTHDVRMIEGFDHIYYLKDGKLVNNEA; from the coding sequence ATGGAAATCCTCAGAATCGAAGGTCTGTCGAAGACCTTCGGGTCCGGCCATTTGGAAGTTCGGGCGCTCGAAGATATACACTTAACGGTTTCCCAAGGCGAACTGGTGGCATTGCTGGGACCGAGCGGTTCCGGTAAGACCACCTTGCTTCTGTGCATCAGCATGATTCTGGAGCCCACAGGGGGGAAGATCGTATTTGATGGCGAGACGATATTTCAAAAGAACGGCTGGGCAGGCGTGGACGTACGTCGCGTCCGCCGGGAGAAAATAGGTTTCATCTTCCAGTCGCACAACCTCATTCCCTTTCTCACGGCCAGACAGAACGTGCTTTTCCCTTTGGACTTGGTGGGATTAAAAGGTGAGAAAGCCGACACCCGGGTACGAGAGCTTCTGGAATATATGGAAATAGCGGACCGGGCCGATTTCCTGCCGGCAATCCTTTCCGGAGGCGAGCAGCAACGTGTGGCCATCGCCCGCGCCTTGGCGAATAACGCGAAACTCATCCTGGCGGATGAACCTACCGCCTCATTGGACACCGCAAGGGGCGCGAGGGTCATGGAGTCACTGAAGAAGATTGCAAGAGAAAATCAGTCAGCGGTGATTGTCGTGACTCACGATGTGCGGATGATTGAGGGCTTTGACCATATTTACTATTTAAAGGACGGCAAACTGGTAAACAACGAAGCATAG